A window of the Fusarium poae strain DAOMC 252244 chromosome 3, whole genome shotgun sequence genome harbors these coding sequences:
- a CDS encoding hypothetical protein (BUSCO:30456at5125): MESLSGAAASKNDAQKPAAPGPNSAAAPPKGKPRLLLMGQRRSGKSSISSVVFHKLPPNETLFLESTARIQKDSMASFMDFQVWDFPGQIDVFENPGFDIEAIFSEIGALIWVIDAQDDYLEAVMRLNTTILFLQRTYPNINIEVFIHKVDGLSDDYKLDIQRDITIRIQDELSDHGFENAPVTFHLTSIYNHSIFEAFSKVIQKLIPRLGTLESMLTNLCRTCRFEKAYLFDVLTKIYIATDSATADMASYEICSDYIDVIIDITEVYGTWQRSDEGRRRLEGEPWSTPIDKQIGCNTAESCLVLHDGNKPIMLREVDRYLALVAIMKEDSYDSMPLVNMNVEAVVEGLTEFFNITKPRQ, from the exons TCACTCAGCGGAGCTGCAGCGTCCAAGAACGATGCGCAAAAACCAGCAGCCCCCGGGCCCAACTCTGCCGCTGCGCCTCCGAAAGGGAAACCGCGTCTATTACTGATGGGCCAGCGAAG GAGTGGAAAATCTTCCATCTCAAGTGTAGTCTTCCACAAGCTACCACCCAACGAGACTCTGTTCCTCGAATCAACCGCTCGCATCCAAAAGGATTCCATGGC ATCATTCATGGACTTCCAAGTCTGGGACTTTCCCGGCCAAATCGACGTCTTTGAGAACCCTGGATTTGATATTGAAGCCATATTTAGTGAAATTGGCGCTCTCATCTGGGTCATTGACGCCCAGGACGATTATCTCGAGGCAGTCATGCGTCTCAACACCACAATCCTCTTCCTGCAGCGAACCTAccccaacatcaacatcgaaGTCTTTATTCACAAGGTCGACGGTCTATCAGACGACTACAAGCTTGACATCCAGCGTGACATAACTATTCGTATCCAAGACGAGTTGTCAGACCACGGATTCGAGAATGCGCCTGTTACTTTCCATCTCACCTCTATCTACAACCACTCTATCTTCGAGGCCTTCAGCAAAGTCATTCAGAAGCTCATCCCTCGCCTTGGAACGCTCGAGTCTATGCTCACAAACCTGTGCCGTACCTGTCGGTTCGAAAAAGCGTACCTCTTTGATGTCCTAACAAAGATCTACATCGCGACCGACAGTGCTACTGCCGACATGGCCAGCTACGAAATTTGCAGCGACTACATCGATGTTATTATAGACATCACCGAAGTGTATGGTACGTGGCAACGCAGTGATGAGGGGCGTCGCCGTCTCGAGGGGGAGCCGTGGAGTACACCCATAGACAAACAGATTGGCTGCAACACTGCAGAGAGTTGTCTTGTCCTTCACGACGGAAACAAGCCCATCATGCTGCGTGAGGTAGATCGTTACTTGGCCCTCGTTGCTATCATGAAGGAGGACTCGTACGACAGCATGCCCTTGGTCAACATGAATGTCGAGGCTGTTGTCGAAGGACTAACTGAGTTCTTCAATATTACTAAGCCCCGACAGTGA